From a single Ornithorhynchus anatinus isolate Pmale09 chromosome 15, mOrnAna1.pri.v4, whole genome shotgun sequence genomic region:
- the S100G gene encoding protein S100-G, protein MSGIKKSPEELKQIFEKYAAKEGDPDQLCKEELKLLIQAEFPQLLKGSTTLDALFQELDKNGDGEVSFEEFQALVKKIAQ, encoded by the exons ATGAGTGGAATAAAAAAATCCCCCGAGGAACTCAAGCAGATCTTTGAAAAATACGCGGCCAAGGAGGGGGATCCTGACCAGCTGTGCAAAGAGGAGTTGAAACTGTTGATACAGGCTGAATTTCCCCAATTATTAAAG ggCTCGACCACTCTCGATGCCTTATTCCAAGAACTGGACAAAAACGGAGACGGAGAAGTCAGTTTTGAGGAATTCCAGGCGCTCGTCAAAAAGATAGCCCAGTGA